DNA sequence from the Corynebacterium yudongzhengii genome:
CACCGCCGCCGCCGCGATTGAGTCTGGGCTGGCACCGACGCAGGTCGCCGAGGCACTGTCGCATCACCGGGCGGCGAGCGCACACCGGATGGATGTCTCCTCCCGCGCGGATGGCACTACGATCATCAACGACTCCTACAACGCGAACCCGGAGTCCATGCGCGCCGCCGTGGCCGCCCTGGCGTATACGGCGTCGGCGAAGGCCGGTGCCCGCGCGATCGCCGTGCTCGGCGAGATGAACGAGCTAGGCGATGACGGCATCGACGCCCACACCTGCCTCGGTGAGGAGCTCGCGCGCTTCAACGTCACGCACCTGGTGACCGTCGGCGGCGGCGAGCTCAACCGGGCGACCGTGCGCGCCGCCCAAAGCGGCGGGGTGAAAACCGTCGCCGCCGCGGACGTGGACGCTGCGGTCGCGGAGGTCGAAAAGGTGCTGCACACCCGCCCGGAGGCCGACGCCCACGACGGGGACGTCGTGCTGGTCAAGGCCTCGAACTCCGCGGGGCTGTGGCGGGTGGCCGAAGCGCTGGCAGACACGCGAGAAGGGCGCACCAATGCGTAGGTGCCAAGCGACTACGGTTAATTTCATTCCGGCCCGGCCGGACGGAGACGATAGAAGGCTAAACGAGGTGTCGAACCAGTGACTCAGATCATCATCGCGGGCGTTGTCGCCTTCATCGTCGCTATCTTCGTCACCCCGGTGCTCATCCGTTACTTCTCCGCCGAAGGACTCGGCCAGGAGATCCGCGAGGACGGCCCGCGCTCGCACCTGCGCAAGCGCGGCACCCCGACCATGGGCGGTATCGCCATCCTCGCCGGCATCACCGTGGCCTATCTGGTCTCCGGGTTCTATGCCATGGCCATCGGCGGCGACGCCTTTTCCATCTCCGGTTGGCTGGTGCTGGGCCTGACCCTGGCGCTCGGTGCCACGGGCTTTGCCGATGACTTCATCAAGCTCTTCAAGGGCCGCAACCTCGGTCTGAACAAGACCGCGAAGCTCATCGCCCAGCTCGCCATCGCCATCGCCTTCGGCGTGCTCATCCTGCAGTTCCCGGACTCCCAGGGCCTGACCCCGGGCTCGACGAGCCTGTCGTTCATCCGCGACATTGACACCGTGGATCTGGCCGTCGGCGGCGGCATCATCGGGCTGATCCTCTTCCTGATCTTCATCTATATCCTCATCGCCGCCTGGTCGAACGCCGTGAACCTCACCGACGGCCTCGACGGGCTGGCGGCCGGCGCCACCGCTATCGTCATGGGCGCCCACAGCCTGATTACCTTCTGGCAGTTCCGTAACTCCTGCACGGTG
Encoded proteins:
- the mraY gene encoding phospho-N-acetylmuramoyl-pentapeptide-transferase, with the translated sequence MTQIIIAGVVAFIVAIFVTPVLIRYFSAEGLGQEIREDGPRSHLRKRGTPTMGGIAILAGITVAYLVSGFYAMAIGGDAFSISGWLVLGLTLALGATGFADDFIKLFKGRNLGLNKTAKLIAQLAIAIAFGVLILQFPDSQGLTPGSTSLSFIRDIDTVDLAVGGGIIGLILFLIFIYILIAAWSNAVNLTDGLDGLAAGATAIVMGAHSLITFWQFRNSCTVDVEPGCYAVRDPLDLAVLAAAGLGACLGFLWWNASPAKIFMGDTGSLALGGLVAGLSVTTRTELLMIIIGALFVIEAASVVIQVAAFKTTGKRVFRMAPFHHHFENGGWPEVTVVIRFWLIALMGALSGTAIFYGEWLQATGALGVG